Proteins found in one Pseudorasbora parva isolate DD20220531a chromosome 11, ASM2467924v1, whole genome shotgun sequence genomic segment:
- the LOC137093155 gene encoding L-asparaginase-like, with protein sequence MGDVLRFPWLSNKSPEDVEALHQRLLPSFAGRCVENNDYLSLQEILKHMDIDDRDYDGNTAMHRACEIGNTSMVLQLLGLGATYQITNRFGYTPLHLAIKNKHYDTIKFLIQHGATVTQHPVRMAMDLIKAVRAKDYRLVYAWHLAGTDMNQRDYNGQTALHVAVEKRNELMVSKLLQCGASPEIADIWGRTAASEARKNNLHDILVLFNLPI encoded by the exons ATGGGCGATGTGCTCAGATTCCCCTGGCTTTCAAACAAGTCACCCGAA GACGTCGAAGCACTTCATCAACGGCTGCTGCCCTCTTTTGCAGGCAGATGCGTAGAGAACAACGACTATCTGTCTTTACAGGAGATTCTCAAGCAT ATGGACATAGATGATAGAGACTATGATGGCAACACTGCAATGCACAGAGCTTGTGAAATAGGGAACACTTCCATGGTATTGCAATTACTGGGTCTTGGAGCAACATACCAAATAACAAACCGTTTTGGTTACACACCTCTACATCTTGCCATAAAAAACAA GCACTATGACACGATCAAGTTTTTGATACAGCATGGAGCCACAGTAACTCAACATCCTGTGCGAATGGCCATGGACCTTATCAA GGCAGTTCGGGCTAAAGACTATAGGCTTGTTTATGCATGGCACTTGGCTGGTACAGACATGAACCAGCGTGATTACAACGGACAGACTGCTTTACATGTAGCAGTGGAGAAGAGGAACGAACTCATGGTGTCCAAACTTCTTCAATGTGGCGCTTCCCCAGAG ATTGCTGATATTTGGGGAAGGACAGCAGCAAGTGAAGCAAGAAAGAATAACCTGCATGACATATTGGTGCTCTTCAACCTTCCTATTTGA